The segment TTTACGTGCGTGTCATTTTTTACACCATCTTTGCTTCATCCTTGACTGCCTGTAGGAAATTTATGGTAGCAGTTCACTCAGGTCAGAAATCAGTTGACTTAAAAACTGAGTAGTGAAGGCCTGGGATCTTCCAcaaacctgccccccccccccccccccttcagcacTTCAGCCACCTGCCCTAGGACACGTACtgtgtgctgagtgtgtgtgacaggatgTGAAGTTTAGGCAGCGTGGTGCGTTTATTCAGTAAATCCAGGCTGAACCTTTAAATGTTTGCCTTCCCATCTCACTTGTCTCGCTGTCATTCCTGTAACCTTAACCTTTAACCTTTGAACCATGCAAGCTGTGCTGGGACTGACCTCTGCCCTTGTGGCTCCTAATGCATCGTTTCGTTTTGCCCTTTGACCTCCAGATGCACATGTACGCTCTTGGAATGACACTGTTCTGGGGCGCAGACTACGAGATTCCGCAAAGCCAGGTGAGATTCCGCAGAGCCAGGTGAGATTGCGCAGAGCGCCAGGTGAGATTGCGCAGAGCGCCAGGTGAGATTGCGCAGAGCGCCAGGTGAGATTGCGCAGAGCGCCAGGTAAGATTACAGCAGGTTAAACTGAAgccactgaagtgtgtgtgtgtgtgtgtgtgtgtgtgtgtgtgtgtgtgtgtgtgtagcccatGAAGCTCACTGAACATCTGAACAGCATTCTCCTGAAGCTGTGTGACGACTCCACCCTGTCGCGCCTCTCCACCCGTTCCCTCCTGGATGCCTGCAGTACCCACATCCGCAACTCCACCTGCGACCCCGCCTTCTCCTACGTGCGCAGGCTCGTGCGTCTGGTTCTGGGCAGCCTCTCTCAGGTAGAGCCACGCCTCTTATGCGCCTCTCTCAGGTAGAGCCACGCCTCTTACGTGCCTCTCTCAGGTAGAGCCACGCCTCTCTCAGGTAGAGTCAAGCCTCTTACACGCCTCTCTCAGATAGAGCCACGCCTCTTACACGCCTCTCTCGGGTAGAGCCACGCCTCTTACACGCCTCTCTCGGGTAGAGCCACGCCTCTTACACGCCTCTCTCGGGTAGAGCCACGCCTCTTACACGCCTCTCTCGGGTAGAGCCACGCCTTTCTCGGGTAGAGCCACGCCTCTCTCGGGTAGAGCCACGCCTCTTACACGCCTCGCTCAGGTAGAGCCACGCCTCTTACGCGCCTCGCTCAGGTAGAGCCACGCCTCTTACGCGCCTCTCTCAGGTAGAGCCACGCCTCTTACGCGCCTCTCTCAGGTAGAGCCACGCCTCTTACGCGCCTGTTAAACTGTTGACCATCATCTGGTGTGAGTTATTCCCCTCATTGTGAGCCACTGTTTATATCATCATATCTTTATATATTGTTTATATTATCATATCTTTATGTATTGTTTATATTATCATGAGACCACTCCCGTCTGTCTCACCCACCccatctgtctatctgtctatctcaCACAAGAGTCTTTAACTCTTTTaaattactctctctctctctctctctctctctctctctctctctctctctctctctctctctctctctccctctgtattTGTCTAGCTGGATGGGTTACTGTCCCAAACGGAGAGGGAGTCTCTTCCTGAGAGGAGTAAGGAGATTCGGGACAGGCTGCGTGGGAAAGGCCTGCCtacaggtgacacacacacacacacacacacacacacacctgcctacaggtaacacacacgtgcacacagacacgcagcttggtcagacagacacaggacaaAAGCTGGtggcacacccccccccccccccccccccccaacacaacgTCATTCTTCTCTTGAGGCCTGAAGCGGATCTTTTGACTTGCAGATTGGATTACGTTTGAGCGTCTCTCAGGAACGTGGCTGACTCCGCCAGGTTAAGGAGGTGTGCAAGACCCGATCTGTTTGCTGCTTAACGGCACCTTCAGTGATCTGGTTACAGCTCAGCGGATTCAATTCCAtagagaacacagaacacagcgaTATTGAGATTAATCTTGAGCAAAGTGAAACAGAATCACTGCATTCCAAGTCAGATCTGAGTGCAGATCTGGGAATTCTCCTCTGACATCAGTTTGGGGGGCGTTCCCTGTGTAGTGACGCTCTGACATCAGTTTGGGGGGCGTTCCCTGTGTAGTGACGCTCTGACATCAGTTTGGGGGCGTTCCCTGTGTAGTGACGCTCTGACATCAGTTTGGGGGGCGTTCCCTGTGTAGTGACGCTCTGACATCAGTTTGGGGGCGTTCCCTGTGTAGTGACGCTCTGACATCAGTTTGGGGGGCGTTCCCTGTGTAGTGACGCTCTGACATCAGTTTGGGGGCGTTCCCTGTGTAGTGACGCTCTGACATCAGTTTGGGGGGCGTTCCCTGTGTAGTGACGCTCTGACATCAGTTTGGGGGGGCGTTCCCTGTGTAGTGACGCTCTGACATCAGTTTGGGGGGCGTTCCCTGTGTAGTGACACTCTGACATCAGTTTGGGGGGGCGTTCCCTGTGTAGTGACGCTCTGACATCAGTTTGGGGGGCGTTCCCTGTGTAGTGACGCTCTGACATCAGTTTGGGGGGCGTTCCCTGTGTAGTGACACTCTGACATCAGTTTGGGGGGCGTTCCCTGTGTAGTGACGCTCTGACATCAGTTTGGGGGGCGTTCCCTGTGTAGTGACGCTCTGACATCAGTTTGGGGGGCGTTCCCTGTGTAGTGACGCTCTGACATCAGTTTGGGGGGCGTTCCCTG is part of the Brachyhypopomus gauderio isolate BG-103 unplaced genomic scaffold, BGAUD_0.2 sc64, whole genome shotgun sequence genome and harbors:
- the LOC143490209 gene encoding tyrosine-protein phosphatase non-receptor type 13-like, producing the protein MHVSLAEALQVRGGPLQEEEVWAVLNQSAETLHELMRRDPSALGFVISPWSLLLMPSGNISFTDENVTQQDLRAFTAPEVLEGLCQSSLSDMEKMHMYALGMTLFWGADYEIPQSQPMKLTEHLNSILLKLCDDSTLSRLSTRSLLDACSTHIRNSTCDPAFSYVRRLVRLVLGSLSQLDGLLSQTERESLPERSKEIRDRLRGKGLPTDWITFERLSGTWLTPPG